CTTACAGCAAGAGCACGAGCATTAAGCTGAGCATTAGAATCCCCTGCGACAATATTGACGCCGATAATTCCGCGACTACTTTCCAAAGCAAAATCACTAATCACTGCCTGGTTACTGTATTCAAATTGTTCAACCGCAAGTGGCGTTTCGGCAGCAGCACTAGCGGCCATCAGCAGCATCAATAAACAATTAACAGATTGAGTAGAGAGAGAGCCTTTCATAATCAGCGCCCCTCCAAATAGACTTCGACAGTTACAACTGAATTGCTGTAACCCTGAGCACTTTGAGCTCCTTTCTTAACACCCCCCTCATCCCAGAGAATAATGCCCAATTCCATCTGGGCCGACGGAATCGCATGATCAATTCCTTGTCCGCGAACAGCTCCGAGCTGATCCTCGTCCAGCACTGCTACTGCAATGCCTGAATCAGATGCGAATAACTGATCCCCCACCCCTTGATCAGCCATCAGCACAGGCGCCCACCACAATCCAGCAAGTGATAGCAAACTAACCGCTAAAACTTTTTTAATACTGGTTGGGGTTAACCAATTGATCATTCTGATCACCTGATAAGTGGACTAAGTTCACTTACAACACAGCAAGAACAGAACCAAAAAAACTATCTGTCTGATTTACATAGGATTAATCATCTTCGGCACGATACTCTACTAGCGAGAGAGGCTGTAACTGTTTCAGGAAGTTAACACCAACTTGACAACAGCAATAAAAAAGACTTATGTATCAGTTAGTTATATAGCTACACATAAGTGTAAAGGCAGTATTACAATCTTAACGCAAGCACACTTTTCGGTACCGGTCAGACATAAAAAAACCGCCAATAGCGGTTTTTTTATACTTAAAAGACAAGACATTAGCAGAGATTCATTACGATAAAGATAAGTGATACTTTTCGATGATTCGATACAATGTCACTCTGGATACACCCAACACCTTGGCTGTCTGTGTCATATTATTATGGCAGTATCTTATGGCACTGATAACCGCCTCTTTCTCCGCCTTTTCTCGTGCCTCTTCCAATGAGATAACTGGCCGATCATCATCTGTACTGTAGCTCTGCAGGTCCAGGTCATCCGGCTTAATCAGCCGCCCATCGCACATAACAATTGCCCGGCGTATCCGATTAATAAGCTCCCTGACATTACCTGGCCAGCTGTATCGTTCCATCACCTGTAGAGATGTCTGAGAGAAACCTTTAAGTTTTGCCTGCCCATCTGAAACAAAGCGGTCAAAGAAGAACTGGGCCATCAACTGAGTATCACCTTCTCTTTCTCGCAACGGTGGTGGCTGCAACTGAAGAACATTCAATCGATACAAGAGATCCTCACGAAATCGACCACTTTTAACGGCTGCATCAAGATCAACATTCGTTGCTGCAACCACTCTGACATCCACAGGAATTTCTGTATTGCCACCCAACCGTTGAATTACATTTTCCTGCAAGAATCGCAGCAGATTAACCTGCATATCAAAAGGCAAGTCTCCTATTTCATCAAGAAAAAGAGTGCCTCCGGCTGCCGCCTCGATCTGGCCACATTTCTGCGAATTAGCGCCCGTAAATGCACCTTTTTCATAGCCAAATAATTCAGACTGTATGAGATTTTCAGGGATAGCACCGCAATTAACAGCAATGAATGGCTTGTCTGCACGGCCGGAGCGCTCATGGACAGCCCTCGCGATCAGCTCTTTTCCGGTTCCGCTTTCTCCATATATCAAAACAGGCGCATCGACACTGGCAACCTTACGAATCGAGCCAAACAATTTAATCATCGATGGACTACTCCCCACCATCTCATACTCATCGTAGCCTTGTTCCAAGTCATCTAAGCATAGGCTTGCCATTCCATGAGCATGGCCTAGTGTCGACAGCAGACGCATATAGTCTACCTCTGAGAGAGGCAGCGTATAATAATCATGACAAGTTTCACGAATCAATTTACAAAAAGCTCGCTCATGTAAACACTCAGTACTAGTGATAATCACCCATTCGATGGTGCGATAATCAGTCAAAAGAGCCTCTACTTCGCGAAGCTGACCGGGTTCAACACTGACAAGCTGAATTAAACCAACACTATACTTTTGATTATCAATAATGCTTCTAGCTTCCTGCAGGCACTCTACTTCTTCAATATCCCAGCCCTGCAGAGAGATAGTGGCTTTGCTAATAGAGTCAATCTTATTATTTGTCCGTACATATAAAACTGGACGACGTAATTCCACCATTGGAATATTCACACACACCCCCTACTCCCTCATCCTGCATCACTAACCCATGTGATGCCGCACCTAAGGGCCCGTTCTCCAATAAGCGACAAGCCTATGTCGCAAATAAGAGGATAGTTTATAAAAACAGCAGGGGTTACTAAATCATCCCGGAATGGGGACATTTAACTTGACAATATTTCATTAAGAAAATATGAGAAGCGAGTAGCTTTTGACGCGTTTTCCCTAATTACCTATAGGGCAAATGTCCTAAAGCATCAGTTTTTCAACATCCAATTAACTCATCTTTATAAACATAATAGAATCAGCAGAATATATAATTCACGCAGACAATAGCATCAAGAACTATCAATATAAACAAGAGGTTATTGCCTTAATAGCAACCTGATCAGCTACCCCCTCGCTACAAGTATATTTAACTAACTGGAGGTATCATCATGTCTAGATCCAAGCTCGCTGCCAAAATGACACACAAGCAAGCCGGACAACTCCCAGCTGAGAAGTAATAGAGAGAGGCATCGATACCATTATGAGCAAAGTTACTGATAGCGCCGTAAAACCAGCATTATCAACTGCCAAATGCCGGCACCATTAATTTTTTGTATTCCGACTCAGTAAGAACTCACGCTATGTACTGAGGATTCCTCTTTGAGGTGGGTTTGAGGCAAGCAATATCACGATAGCAACAATGGAGACCTGCATAAGAAAGACCTTGAAGCACTTCGTATAATCTCACGAACCTTAAGCGTCGGGACAAGCATGGGAAAGACCACTGCATCGATAAAAGCCTTCTGGACATATTTTCTGTGCATTCGTCATCATAAGCGGTAGATGCACCTGATTTTTGACAAAAAAAAGGGCCGCAGATTCATTAAGAAAATGCGGCCCTAAACAGTTACTCATCCGGATTGGGTGGATGAACGGCTGATTACAAACTAATAACCATTCAAGTGATCGATATATTCCGGCAAGAACAGCGAGATCTGCGGTATATAAGTGATCAATATCAGGAAGAACAACAGCAAACATAACCAAGGCAAGCAGGCTTTTATTACCCAGATCATATTCTTACCGGTGATACCTGCGGTCACAAAGAGGTTCAAGCCTACCGGAGGTGTCAGCATGCCAATTTCCATATTCACCACCATGATAATACCCAGATGAATCGGATCGATACCCAGCTGAGTCGCTATTGGGAACAGAATAGGAGCCATGATCAGAATGATCGCAGAAGGCTCCATAAAGTTACCCGCTATCAACAGCAGAATATTCACTACAATCAGAAAGCCCCAGGCTGGCAGCCCCCAGTTAACGATCACTTCAGCAATCTGATGAGGGATACGCTCAGTCGTCAATACATGTGCAAACAGCATCGCATTAGCAATAATAAACAGCAGCATCAGAGACACTTTCGTGGCATCCAGAATAACCTTACGTACTTCAGGATGACGAACTGACTTAGGAATAGCCCATAGCATCTGCAATATATTACGGATAGTTGCTGAGCCTGCGGACTCGCCCTCATTCTGCCATGCGATCCCCTTCATTGGACCAATATCACGATAGCCAAGCACTGAGACCATGTACGCATATACTGCAGCAACTGCTGCGGCTTCAGTCGGACTGGCAATACCGCCATAAATGGAGCCCAATACGATGATAATCAACATCAGGCCGCCCAGGGCGATAATGAAAGACTTACCTAAATGCCGGAATCCCGGAAAGGGCTCAGCAGGCAGCTTCATTATCCGCGCGGCGATATAGATGGCAATCATCAGAATACCGCCCATCATCAAACCCGGAATAAAGCCCGCCATAAACATACGCGATGCTGATACTTCAGTCGCAGCAGCATACACCAGCATAACAATCGAAGGCGGAATCAAAATACCGAGAGTACCGGCATTAGCAATTACGCCAGCGGCAAATGACTCTGGGTATCCAGAACGTACCATACCCGCGATAACAATAGTTCCGATCGCCGCCACAGTCGCAGGCGAAGAGCCCGATACGGCAGCAAACAGCATACACGCCATAACCGATGCCATCGCCAGTCCACCACGCACATGGCCGACACTATCAACGGCAAAATTAATCAGCCGCTTAGCCACACCGCCGGTCGATAAGAAGGCCGATGACAGGATAAAGAAAGGGATCGCCAGCAGCGTATAGTGCTCAGACGTTGCCTCAAAAAATTTCAATGACACTGAAGCCAGTGAGTCGTTTGAGAACAGAAGAATTGTCGTCACGCTGGACAAACCCAGAGCGATCGCAATCGGCATGCCCATAAACATACAGGCAAACAGAATAATAAATAGCGCAGCAGTAGTCATGAGCGATCCCCTCTGTCTGAATCCTTACGTTCTTTCTCGAGTCTTTCCTGCTCTTCCATCGCTTTCAGTTCTTTCGCTATCTCCATGCTTTCTTCGGCTTCATCATGCATACCAAAGCCCTCAGTCTGATGCTTAAGTACTTTCCAGCCCAGCTCTAAGAAGCGAATGATTAGCATTGCAAAACCGATCACCAGAATACTCATCGCCATCCATTTCTGAATTGGCATATCTTCCAGCTCGATGCCGATCATTTTCATCTTGCTCAGATAGATCCACGAGCCATAAAGTAACAACCCGCTGTAGACCAGGCACAGGCCAATCGCGACCAGCGTAAAGAAGCGGTGTGCATTTTTCGGCAGCAACTTAACAAACACATCAACACCGATATGCGCACCGACTTTAATGCCGTACGAAGCACCATAAAGCACAAACCAGGCAGCCAACAGAAGAGTCATCTCCTGCGCCCAGTGAATACCCGAATTAAAGCCAAAGCGCATTACCACCTCAGCAAATACCAGTAGCGTCATCGCCACCAGCAGCAGGGAGAGAAACGTCTCTTCCAGCTTTGTGATTAGATTACGAACCATAACGGCCCCCTTAATAACAACGGTGAACTTCCTACCTTGTCATTGTGATAACAGGTGCTTCACAGGACAGCCTTACAAGCCCATACAGAGCCAGAATGGCTCTCCTGTGAAACCAAAGAGTTAAATATCTATAGAGAGGGTGCTGCGACAGGGCCTATACTCCCGTCGCAGCTATCGTGCTTAGTCACCCTAAAGATCTCGCAGAGATCTTCGGAAAACCTGCTTTACTGGTTAGACGCTTCAGCGGCTTTTATCAGATCAGCACCGATTTCATCCGCAAACTGAGCCCAAACTGGCTTCATAGCTGTCACCCATAGGGCACGCTCTTCAGCTGAGATCTCGATAACTTCAGAACGCTTAGAGTCGATAATCGCCTGCTTATCACTGTTCGCTTTATCTGCAGCGATACCGTTACCAAACGCGATCGCTTCATCCAAAGCCGCTTTTATTTCAGAACGCAGATCAGCATCCAGACCACCCCAGAATTCAGCAGAAGTCACGACCATGTAATCCAGCACACCGTGATTTGACTCAGTGATGAAGGGCTGTACTTCGAAAAACTTCTTGGAGAAGATGTTAGACCAGGTATTTTCCTGTCCATCAATCGCCTTCGTTTGCAGCAGTGTAAATACTTCAGAGAAAGGCTTCTTCAAAGGAACCGCGTCCACCGCTTCAAACTGTGCCTGCAGCACATCAGAGGTCATGATGCGGAACTTTTTACCACTTGCATCGGCAGGTACTTTCAGCGGATCGCTGGCAGATAGCTGCTTCATACCGTTGTGCAGGTAGCCCAGGCCGACCAAACCTTTAGACTCAAGAGAGGTCAGCATTTTCTGGCCATCAGCACTGCTTTGAAAACGCTCAACGGCATCGATATCCTTAAACAGGAACGGCAGATCAAACAACTGTAGAGACTTAGTATATTTCTGGAACTTAGACAGGGATGGCGCCGCCATCTGCACATCACCCAGCAACATCGCCTCCAGCACCTTATTATCGCCAAACAACTGTGAACTAGGGAAAACATTCACTTCCACTTTTCCTGCCAGACGCTCAGCAACCAGTTCAGCAAACTTGTTGGCCATTTGACCTTTAGGCGTATTTTCTGCCACTACGTGAGAAAACTTAATTTCAACCGGTGCAGCTATTGCTGATGTTGCACCAAGAGTCAGAGCCATTGCCGTAACGGCCGCAGTAAGTAAACGCATATGCTTCTCCAATATTGTAATTATTCAGGCGCTTTTGGGTCTAACAGCAGAACCCGCGCTCAATTTCTTTTTTTTTACACATTGGTTAGAGCAAAGTACGCGCCAACTATCGAAAAAAGCCTAGAGAAATATTTTTTACTATGTCAAAACAATAAGTTGGGACAGTACTCTCTGTTGAAGCTCAAATAGATGGCAACTAACTTACGGGCGGAAAACCACCCATTTACGACGAGAACAAAGAGGGGTTTCCACTCAATCGCAAGGGCTGATCCGTGAAATTACCCAAAATGCTGACATAGACAGTCGCACCGTACGCTACAGACAGGTATATTAGTGGCAAACTTAAAAAGCCTGATAATTCATCCGGATATCTAATTATGGCGATTCAAACCAAAGTAAATTTAAGCCTCGCTTTTGTCTTTCTTATTGTACTGATCACCTCTATCACTGCGATCTATAGAAGCGAAACCGGCCTGTCATCCGAAATTGCGCTGCAAAATACGCAAAGCACTGCCGATGCTTACTTCGACAGTATCAACATCATGATGCTGAGCGGCACGATGAACAACCGGCAAGCACTGCAATCAAAAATCCTTGCGAACCCGGATCTGATCGAAGCACGCATCATACGTGGCGATCCAGTTACAAGCATGTACGGTGAAGGCACATCGGATTCACATATCCAGGATGATCTGGATAGACGAGCAATGACGGGCGAGAACATAGCCGTTGAACTGGATGATGAGAAAGGCCACCGGATGACCATTATCCATCCGATGCGAGCCAGCTCAGATTATAAAGGTACCAACTGTCTGACGTGCCACCCGGTTGAGGAAGGTGCGATTCTGGGTGCTGTTCGCGTGACCTATAGCTTTGAGAAAATTGATAAGCATATCTTCACTAATATCAGAAACATCGCTCTTGTCGAACTGGCTATGTTTATTATCGCGCTGTTTTTAGTCGGCTGGATGATTCACCGAATCGTCATTAAACCGATCAATAAAATGAACGATACCATTCGGGATATTGAGCAGAATGCAGATCTGACTCAGCAGCTGGACATACAATCTAATGATGAAATTGGCCAGATGTCCGTTTCATTCAACAGCATGCTCCGGACCTTTCACGACAGTATTCAGCACGTCGTCCAGTCAATTGAGATGCTGGGCCAGTGTAGCAGTCATATCAATGATATCTCTGAGATGGCTAACAGCGGCACAGCAAAACAGATAAGCCGGGCTGAAGCGGTCACCAATGCAATGATCGCAATGGATGGCGCTACACAGAACGTTTCCGCCACCGCCGACGTCACCATTAAAGCGTCTGATAAAGCGTTACAGGAAACCCGTAGCGGCGTTGATATCACCTCCGCTACCGTGAAGAAGATTGAATCTCTGCAGCAGCAGATCCAGCACGCAACCGAGGTTATCGTTCAACTCGAACAGCAAAGCTATAACATCGATGCTGTATTAAGCGTGATTCAGGATATCGCCGAGCAAACCAATCTCCTTGCACTTAACGCGGCGATTGAGGCGGCACGTGCAGGTGAGCAGGGCCGAGGTTTCGCCGTCGTCGCAGATGAAGTTCGAACCCTTTCTCAACGGACTCAGAACGCCACGGTTGAGATCAACGGTATTATCGGCTCGCTGCAGCAAAATGCGAAGGGCGCCGCCCAGGTAATGGGGCAGGCAAGCAAAGAAACCGAATCGAATGTTAAAGAAGTTCAAGAAACCTCAGCGGTACTCTTTAATATTCAAAAAGAGATGGAAGCGATTACTGAAACCAACCATAGCATCTCCGAATCCGTGAAGCAGAGCGGTGCAGCTACGCTGGAAATCGAGGGCGCGGTTAATGAAATAAATGAGGGCAGTGAACACGCTAAAGACCGGGTTGTACGTTTATCGTCAATCGCGGTACAGCTGAATAACCTGGCGGATGAACTGGATAAAAGGGCGAAGCAATTTAAGCTCTGATTCCAGTTTCTACTCAGAAAAACGGCGACCCTGGGGTCGCCGTTTTTATATCTGCTACTCAGCCTTTATTTGTAATCTTTCTTATCCAGCTCATACTTTTTCATTTTGTCATAGAGCGTCTTACGGGGAAGCCCCAAAGTTTCCTGCGTAAGCTTCAACGAGCCACTGTTGCGGGACAGCTCCTCTTCCAGGACCAGTTTTTCAAACTGCTCAACCTGCTCTGGCAAGGTCATGCACTTACCTGGCGAAGAACCGTTCTGCTCCCCTACGGAGAAATCATAACTCGGCCCCAGCAACACATAGCGCTCAGCGATATTCCGAAGCTCCCTGACATTACCGGGCCAGTGGTGAGCAACCAGCGCCCGCAACTTTTCGGCGCTCAGCTGTGGCACCTCTTTCTGATACTGGGCCGATGCGATCAATGCAAAATGCTGAAACAGCATCGGAATATCTTCCCGCCGTTCTCTGAGCGGTGGAATCTCAAGACTCACAACGTTAAGACGATAATACAGATCTTCCCGGTATTCGCCCAGCTCACTCAACTCGCGCAGGTTCACTTTAGTTGCAGCCACCACCCGAAGGTCCAGCGCGATTAACTCATTAGAGCCTAATCGCTCTATCGCCCTCTCCTCAAGCACCCGTAACAGTTTAACCTGTAACGACGGAGACATACTCTCGATCTCATCCAGGAACAAAGTGCCGCCATTGGCATGCTCGAACTTACCAATGCGACGACTTTTAGCATCAGTAAAAGCCCCCTTTTCATGGCCAAACAGCTCGCTCTCAATCAGATGCTCTGGCACCGCGCCACAGTTTATCGCCACAAAGTTCTTATCCCGGCGGTTACTGTGCTCATGAATATAGCGAGCTACCAGATCCTTACCCGAGCCGGTTTCAGCCTGAATCAGAATATCCGCAGGCGTGTCAGCAATGTGCTGAATCATCGCCCTAAGCTGTTGAATACGTAAAGAATTACCAATAATCCGGGGGCCTATACCCCCTTGCGCCTCAAGCGCTTTACGCAAGTGTCTGTTTTCAAGGGTCAGACGACGCTTCTCAGCGGCACGACGGACAACGTCATTGAGTAACTCAGAGGAAAAAGGCTTCTCAATAAAGTCGTAAGCACCATCTCGCATAGCCCCCACAGCCATAGAGATATCACCATGCCCGGTTATCAGAATAACGGGCAAATCCGCATCAATATTGACGATCCTTTGCATCAATTCAAGCCCATCAATACCCGGCATATTGATATCACTGACCACAACCCCGGGCCAGTCCCGGTCAAGAAGGCTCAAGGCTTTTTCAGCACTCTCTGCAGCCACAACGTCATAGCCGGCTAGCTCCAGCGTCTGCCCAACGGCAATCCGGATATGTTTCTCATCATCAACTAACAAGATTTGATGCGGCTGCTTCTCTTCCGCTGTTATTTCAGCATTCATCGATCGCTCTTTATTCTTAACCGTTTCAAATTATTCTAACCCGATAGACGATGCCGGCGCATCCGTTGTCGGTAAACTGATCGTGAAAATTGCACCACCCAGCGGATGGTTTGCAACACTCAGCTGGCCATTCATAGACTCAATAATACGATGTGAAATGGACAAACCCAGCCCTAGTCCCTGACCCGCTTTTTTAGTGGTATAAAAGGGTTCAAAAACCTTCCCCAATTCTGACTCGGGGATACCCGGCCCATGGTCACGAAACGAGATCAGCAGTCGTGACGGTTGTCGCTCTAACCCAATCTCTATCCATTTTTCTGACTGCCCCTCCATTGCCTGCAATGCATTACTAATTAAATTAACCACGACCTGTTCGAGTCGCAGCGTATCTCCAAGCACAAAAAACTGATCAAGTTTATTCGGCCATTCAATTTTGGCGTTAGCCTTATCCAGGCGGCCATACATGATCGACATCGCGCCGTCTCGCACTGCTTTCAAACTAACTAATGCTGACTGACCGGTGGTTTTTCGGGAGAACTCTTTTAGCGGCGCGATAATCTTGGCCATCCGCTGAGTCAGACCGCTGATCTCACGCAGATTACTGTTAATAGGGTCCGTTTTCCCCATTTCCAAAAAAGACAGGGCATTATCGGTATAACTCCTAATCGCGGTAAGTGGCTGATTCAATTCATGGTTAATCCCCGCAGACATCTGCCCGATAACAGCCAGTTTAGCGGTTTGAATCAGCTCATTTTGCGTATTCTTATGCTCTTCTACTTCCTGCAGAAGACGGGCATTCGCCCGGGTTAGATCCTGGGTGCGCTCCGACACCCGGTATTCAAGCTGATCCCGGGCTTCTCGCAACTGTTCTTCATTCTCTTTACGTTCGGTAACATCATGGATAGTAACGACAAACCGACTGGCACTACTATCGGACATCCTACCGATGATTAATTCAATCGGAAATGCTGAACCATTAGCCCGTACACCGGACGCCTCGACCATCAGCTCAGCAGGCTGGCTCTCCTCGTTCTGATGGGAAATATGCTGCCAACAAACGGCCCGATCCTCCTGGCCGACCAGCTTGCTGAAATACTCCCCCGAGATAAAGTCAGCATGGTAACCAAACAGCTTTTCAGCGGTCGGATTAAATGACTCAATCAAGCCATGAGCATCCAGAGTAATCAATCCTGCGTGAGTATTATCGATTATCGCCCTTACCCTCGCCTCACTTCGCTCTAGCGATAGAGTCTGCTGACGTTTAAACCGGGCCCGTTCATGGGAAATTCTTCGCCGGGCCATCAAAAACAGAACAAGGAAGACCAGAGCACTGTAAATAAAACCCGCCAGTAAAGCGTTATTAATAACCCGACGCTCTACCGACTTAAGATCCGCCAAAATCGAAACATTGAAACCGGCATCAGGCACCGTCCGTACCTGTTGCAGATATTGCCGGGTTTCGACCCCATCCAGAGCCCGGTTATCAATTCTATCCCCTTCTATCAAGGTGACTACTTCGCTGTTCAGAAGACGCTTTCGCTCCAGAATAGGCAGCGATGTTAGTTGATGATCGCCGTAACGTAAGCTGGAAACAATTCTTTGCAAATCCGGCTGAGGGAGTGGCTCCAGTGTCCGAAACTTCCATTCCGAACGGGTGCTGATAAAGATAACGCCATCCTCATCGGTCACCAGAATATCTGTCTGCGGATCATTCCAGTCGGTCTCAATATCATTGAGATCGATCTTAACCACGATGACGCCAAGAATATTCTCCCGGTATTTCACTGGATATGAGAAAAAGTATCCGCGTTTCTTAGAGGTTGTACCCAGCGCAAAATAACGCCCCTCTCTGCCCTCAAGTGCATCCCTGAAATAGGGCCGGAAGGAAAAGTTACGTCCCACGAACGTACTCTCCTGTGACCAGTTACTGGCCGCCAGGGTATTACCTTCGGTATCCATCAGATAGGTATCTGACGCTCCAATGGTCTGATTCACTTGTTCAAGATACAAATTTGCCCTAAACACCCCGTCGCTTTCAGGCAGCAGCAGGAGGTTCACAAGCTCTGAATGGGACGACAGTAATTTTGGCAGATCTTTATAGCGATCAAGCTCCTGTTGAAGACTCAAAACATAACGGTTCAAGTCTGCAGATGCACTTTGCTGAAGATCTTCAACCGCACGGGAGCGACTCATTGAGACCGTTTGGTAGATGACCAGCGCAAAGAGCCCTAGTAGCAACAATACCAGCAGTGGACGTAAACGTGTTTTTATCAAATAGCAGCCCGTAATACAATTACAAAAAGTTAAGATTGCTTTACTATTTCAGCTCATAAATCATTTAATATTCGGCAAAACACTACATTTCCTGTAATATATTTACATAAATATTGGTTAAGCTTATGAATAGAGTATTAAGAGCTATTAAAATGATTGCTCTACCCGTAAGTTGTAATAGAAACGACCAATAAAGTCTAACAGGTAAAGCTGTTTCACCGCCCATCGGATAAACTTATCATGCAAAAACGCACAAAAATTGTTGCTACTCTTGGCCCATCAACAGATAAACCGGGCGTACTCGATCAGCTGATCCGCTCAGGCGTTAACGTGGTACGACTCAACTTTTCCCATGGCAGCGCCGACGATCACCGCCAACGCGCTGCAGAAGTGCGCAAATTATCTCAACAATTAGCGATACCTGTCGCAATACTCGGTGATCTGCAGGGCCCAAAGATCCGCATCGCTCGCTTCAAAGATGATATCAAAATCAAGCTGGCGGTTGGTGATCACTTTGCACTCGACTCCGCACTGGATACCCATGCAGGAGACCAGACTCAGGTCGGCATCGACTATAAAGCACTTCCAGGGGATAGCCGCCCTGGCGATATACTGCTACTGGATGATGGCCGCGTGCAATTTAAAGTCCTCAATGTTCAGGCTACCCGGATTAACTGCGAAGTCATCATTGGCGGCCCTCTGTCCAACAACAAGGGTATTAATCGTCAAGGAGGCGGACTTTCAGCAGCAGCGCTGACCGATAAAGATAAACAAGACATACTGGTCGCCGCCGATATTGATGCTGATTATATCGCGGTCTCCTTCCCTCGCAGCTCTGTCGATCTGATTGAAGCACGACAACTACTCGATCAAGCAGGCAGTAGCGCTGAGATTATTGCCAAGGTAGAGCGGGCAGAGACCGTCAGCTCTAATGAAGCGCTGGACGATATCATTCTGGCCTGCGATGGCGTTATGGTGGCCCGCGGCGACCTCGGCGTTGAGATCGGCGATGCGGAGCTGATCGGCGTGCAGAAACATATGATCAAAAGAGCACGGGAACTGAATCGCACCATTATTACCGCTACTCAGATGATGGAAACCATGATTCAGAATCCGATGCCAACCCGTGCAGAAGTATTCGATGTTGCTAACGCAATTCTTGATGGTACTGATGCCGTCATGCTGTCCGCAGAGACAGCCGCGGGAGACTACCCTGTTGAAGTTGTTCAGGCGATGACTAAGATCTGCCAGGGCGCAGAAAAACACCAGCTATCACGACCAGCACCCACAGGTATCACTCAGCGTTGTGAACATATTGACGAAACTATCGCCCGCTCAGCCATGTATACCGCGAACCATCTTGTGGGGGTAAAAGCGATTATCTGCCTGACTGAATCCGGCTCAACCCCGCGCTGGATGTCACGTATTCGCTCTGGCCTGCCGATATTTGCGCTCACCAGAAATGAGCGCGCAATGCGGCGTATGGCGCTCTACCGTGGGGTAGAGCCCATGTTGTTTGATGGTACAGGTCTGGACGTTAAATCACTCAATAACCAGGTACTTGAGAGCCTGAAAGCAAAAGAGTTACTTTGCAGTGGTGATCTGGTTCTGCTTACCCGGGGCGCGATAATCGGCAGTGGTAATGGCACCAATTCAATGCAGGTACTGCAAGTACCCTGATCCTTCTCAGAGCCGCAGCCGAATAAGCCTCTTGTCCGGCTGCCTCTCCTTTTCTATCGAAAACCCTGATTCCTCATATCT
The genomic region above belongs to Amphritea japonica ATCC BAA-1530 and contains:
- a CDS encoding sigma-54-dependent transcriptional regulator, yielding MNAEITAEEKQPHQILLVDDEKHIRIAVGQTLELAGYDVVAAESAEKALSLLDRDWPGVVVSDINMPGIDGLELMQRIVNIDADLPVILITGHGDISMAVGAMRDGAYDFIEKPFSSELLNDVVRRAAEKRRLTLENRHLRKALEAQGGIGPRIIGNSLRIQQLRAMIQHIADTPADILIQAETGSGKDLVARYIHEHSNRRDKNFVAINCGAVPEHLIESELFGHEKGAFTDAKSRRIGKFEHANGGTLFLDEIESMSPSLQVKLLRVLEERAIERLGSNELIALDLRVVAATKVNLRELSELGEYREDLYYRLNVVSLEIPPLRERREDIPMLFQHFALIASAQYQKEVPQLSAEKLRALVAHHWPGNVRELRNIAERYVLLGPSYDFSVGEQNGSSPGKCMTLPEQVEQFEKLVLEEELSRNSGSLKLTQETLGLPRKTLYDKMKKYELDKKDYK
- a CDS encoding ATP-binding protein; translated protein: MIKTRLRPLLVLLLLGLFALVIYQTVSMSRSRAVEDLQQSASADLNRYVLSLQQELDRYKDLPKLLSSHSELVNLLLLPESDGVFRANLYLEQVNQTIGASDTYLMDTEGNTLAASNWSQESTFVGRNFSFRPYFRDALEGREGRYFALGTTSKKRGYFFSYPVKYRENILGVIVVKIDLNDIETDWNDPQTDILVTDEDGVIFISTRSEWKFRTLEPLPQPDLQRIVSSLRYGDHQLTSLPILERKRLLNSEVVTLIEGDRIDNRALDGVETRQYLQQVRTVPDAGFNVSILADLKSVERRVINNALLAGFIYSALVFLVLFLMARRRISHERARFKRQQTLSLERSEARVRAIIDNTHAGLITLDAHGLIESFNPTAEKLFGYHADFISGEYFSKLVGQEDRAVCWQHISHQNEESQPAELMVEASGVRANGSAFPIELIIGRMSDSSASRFVVTIHDVTERKENEEQLREARDQLEYRVSERTQDLTRANARLLQEVEEHKNTQNELIQTAKLAVIGQMSAGINHELNQPLTAIRSYTDNALSFLEMGKTDPINSNLREISGLTQRMAKIIAPLKEFSRKTTGQSALVSLKAVRDGAMSIMYGRLDKANAKIEWPNKLDQFFVLGDTLRLEQVVVNLISNALQAMEGQSEKWIEIGLERQPSRLLISFRDHGPGIPESELGKVFEPFYTTKKAGQGLGLGLSISHRIIESMNGQLSVANHPLGGAIFTISLPTTDAPASSIGLE
- the pyk gene encoding pyruvate kinase yields the protein MQKRTKIVATLGPSTDKPGVLDQLIRSGVNVVRLNFSHGSADDHRQRAAEVRKLSQQLAIPVAILGDLQGPKIRIARFKDDIKIKLAVGDHFALDSALDTHAGDQTQVGIDYKALPGDSRPGDILLLDDGRVQFKVLNVQATRINCEVIIGGPLSNNKGINRQGGGLSAAALTDKDKQDILVAADIDADYIAVSFPRSSVDLIEARQLLDQAGSSAEIIAKVERAETVSSNEALDDIILACDGVMVARGDLGVEIGDAELIGVQKHMIKRARELNRTIITATQMMETMIQNPMPTRAEVFDVANAILDGTDAVMLSAETAAGDYPVEVVQAMTKICQGAEKHQLSRPAPTGITQRCEHIDETIARSAMYTANHLVGVKAIICLTESGSTPRWMSRIRSGLPIFALTRNERAMRRMALYRGVEPMLFDGTGLDVKSLNNQVLESLKAKELLCSGDLVLLTRGAIIGSGNGTNSMQVLQVP